One segment of Rhipicephalus sanguineus isolate Rsan-2018 chromosome 6, BIME_Rsan_1.4, whole genome shotgun sequence DNA contains the following:
- the LOC119396492 gene encoding uncharacterized protein LOC119396492, protein MGSDRLYKEIWNRFAMSDGRRSQVVLLDERRLDILIQPRLYACDLLDMVASHFNLKEKEYFGLAFLDETGHYHWLQLDKRVLEHDLPKKSSQGSLVLYFLVKYYVESISLLKDSATVEAFYLQCKSLIAKGALEADSETVFQLAALVLQATYGNYVDDQTTKTHLKKLPVLPTSTLKAHPSISYCEGKVIEHYQELAGRSRGSAIIAYMNLVEDLPTYGIHFYEVKDKGGIPWWVGLSYKGVSQYDYNDKKTPRRFFQWKLLENLYFRDKKFSIEVHNPRRVVHALSSFNVYEDVIEAPPEGFDPLADAISDSTTQVSVSRRTFGPGNVTVVVWFAATPALTKSIWSMAIAQHQFYLDNNVGKRKIEDVSCLEKFAAELSKSSQSLSSTSTGSNLSRSASCHSLPAIKIEDQTDHSQVNEEAERAKQEMLTALKARKEALEEALRKKIEELKSVCLKEGEVTGELPPEMPLAPGEAPPQVRRRVGTAFILDDQLLSSAKSKEETLSSLELEYELQNKITSAALRLASDMSADRSLRRQRKLSYQQAHEKLKQVEQKLGTLKKQKNHGKLKPVQQSDDEPSEDNISQSTAGSDTPFRGSSNTSDVSPTASPKLSSYDGHLTEKRGRLPTVSSVPGDMRLSPSLASVSAPASPCKHRAVPGRTASPGVAWTGYGSGYAPSNVYQTRTAYRRQQYPTLTSSGSAGSSPVPLKSPYRDRFESGVNVEGSNLYSVPTQRTSQAFDSQDDLVTSSPTEPQDLGLVSRHNSLEGNRRHHRRVAGASLQPVSPTKRDSATPPRSSAPAWTGPPLTPPMCPPGQCAPGQCAPRQCAPGQCGPGNCAPGQCATVQCTPPGHCAMVQCAPGQHAPVQCAPVQCTPGQCVPGQCAPGQCAPGQCAPVQCTSVQSSPAQCCPAQYVPSHCAPMQCPPTERVESHPRLPPHIQHQYRTASPLQVRRTISGSLSYPESFPPPSSPVVGGNQHHPGKSYSYHENMVRHIDECGVPVFVPVDSDGRLRYQDAVHRPAEPVPVYHKPPMSPALMQHHLAHRKKLQEACSDNFPGRPLSSMSAANYPAFQRVHPDPYHSQPTSPTGYSAAHSAKLETLQEGHSGSYSNHTASLTVSSSKAFASVTQSYSTETLKHRAKDWVETSLDSPLPARKPSKQQEPPPTSPSHASVLSSGCESMPEVFQGPAVMLVPPQLERDKICSPVPQPSPKAMPGVELNIVTMGHFQPYWEETKPYEISDFYKYSTKHRKPSGGQDSTRSPSQSGNSSGLVSPVLMSPVATDNVSRERDEQLHAHSSLAEHMKMVERSPPDGMAAVEEPHSGRSADSSLNLDRSSVADAFHEEMIAWYEDQDSGNKATLV, encoded by the exons CCAAGGCTGTATGCCTGCGACCTCCTTGATATGGTGGCCTCCCACTTCAACCTCAAGGAGAAGGAGTACTTTGGCCTGGCATTTCTCGATGAAAC GGGCCACTACCATTGGCTGCAGCTCGACAAGCGGGTTCTCGAGCATGACCTGCCCAAGAAGTCGTCTCAGGGTTCCTTGGTGCTATACTTTCTGGTCAA GTATTATGTGGAAAGCATTTCTTTGCTGAAAGATAGCGCCACTGTAGAAGCATTTTACCTTCAGTGCAAATCGCTCATTGCCAAG GGTGCATTGGAAGCGGACTCCGAAACAGTGTTTCAACTTGCTGCTCTAGTCCTTCAAGCAACATACGGGAACTATGTTGA TGATCAAACAACAAAAACTCACCTCAAGAAGCTTCCAGTTCTTCCTACCAGCACACTCAAAGCACATCCGTCCATCTCCTACTG TGAAGGCAAAGTCATTGAACATTACCAGGAACTGGCAGGGCGCTCAAGAGGTTCAGCCATCATTGC ATACATGAACCTTGTTGAAGACCTGCCCACATACGGTATTCATTTTTACGAAGTCAAA GACAAGGGAGGCATTCCCTGGTGGGTTGGACTCAGCTATAAAGGGGTCAGCCAGTATGACTACAACGACAAGAAAACGCCGCGAAGG TTCTTTCAGTGGAAACTATTGGAGAACCTGTATTTTCGTGACAAGAAATTCTCCATAGAAGTTCACAACCCCAGAAG AGTGGTCCATGCCCTGAGCAGTTTCAATGTGTACGAGGATGTGATAGAGGCACCCCCCGAAGGGTTTGATCCCCTGGCTGATGCCATTAGTGATTCCACAACCCA AGTGTCTGTAAGCAGGAGAACTTTCGGGCCTGGCAATGTGACAGTGGTTGTCTGGTTTGCGGCCACACCGGCCCTGACCAAGAGCATTTGGTCGATGGCCATTGCCCAGCACCAGTTCTACTTGGACAACAATGTCGGCAAG AGGAAGATTGAAGACGTGAGCTGCCTGGAAAAGTTCGCCGCCGAGTTGTCCAAGAGTTCCCAGTCATTGTCATCAACTAGCACGGGATCTAACCTGAGCAGAAGCGCGAGTTGCCATAGTCTTCCCGCCATCAAAATTGAAG ACCAGACAGACCACTCACAGGTGAACGAAGAGGCTGAGCGGGCAAAGCAGGAAATGCTGACGGCACTCAAGGCTCGCAAAGAGGCCCTGGAGGAGGCACTGCGGAAGAAGATCGAGGAGCTGAAGTCTGTCTGTCTCAAGGAAGGCGAGGTGACGGGCGAGCTGCCTCCAGAGATGCCTCTAGCACCCGGGGAGGCCCCTCCTCAGGTGCGTCGGCGTGTCGGCACCGCCTTCATTCTCGATGACCAGCTGCTGTCCAGTGCAAAGAGCAAG GAGGAGACACTAAGCTCGCTTGAGCTGGAGTACGAGCTGCAGAACAAGATCACGAGCGCTGCTCTGAGGTTGGCCAGTGACATGAGTGCGGACAGGAGCCTGAGAAGGCAGCGAAAGCTGAGCTACCAACAAGCCCATGAAAAG CTCAAGCAGGTTGAACAAAAACTGGGAACACTGAAAAAACAGAAGAATCATGGCAAACTCAAACCTGTACAGCAGTCTGATGATG AACCCAGCGAGGACAACATCAGTCAAAGCACCGCGGGCAGTG aCACTCCATTTAGAGGAAGCAGCAATACATCGGATGTCAGCCCCACGGCGTCACCGAAGCTTAGCAGCTATGATGGCCATTTAACAGAG AAACGTGGCCGTCTGCCTACAGTCAGCTCGGTGCCCGGTGACATGCGGCTGTCGCCATCGCTGGCCTCAGTATCTGCCCCAGCCAGTCCCTGCAAACATAGGGCAGTTCCCGGCAGGACTGCATCCCCCGGTGTGGCTTGGACTGGCTATGGCTCTGGCTATGCCCCCAGCAACGTCTACCAGACGAGGACTGCCTACCGCCGCCAACAGTACCCAACGCTCACCAGCTCGGGTTCAGCGGGCTCCAGCCCAGTGCCGCTCAAGTCTCCCTATAGAGACAG GTTTGAATCAGGCGTGAATGTGGAAGGAAGCAATCTTTACAGTGTgccaacacaaagaacaagccaGGCATTTGACAGTCAGGACGATCTTGTGACAAGCAGCCCTACAGAGCCGCAGGACCTGGGATTGGTGTCGAGGCACAACAGCCTTGAAGGCAACCGACGCCATCACCGCCGTGTTGCTGGTGCCTCATTGCAGCCGGTCTCTCCCACCAAGCGTGACTCAGCGACACCTCCAAGGTCTTCTGCTCCAGCCTGGACTGGTCCTCCATTGACTCCTCCCATGTGTCCCCCAGGACAGTGTGCTCCGGGACAGTGTGCTCCAAGACAGTGTGCTCCAGGACAGTGTGGTCCAGGAAATTGTGCTCCAGGGCAGTGTGCAACAGTGCAGTGTACTCCTCCTGGCCATTGTGCAATGGTACAGTGTGCTCCAGGACAACATGCACCAGTGCAATGTGCACCAGTGCAGTGTACTCCAGGACAGTGTGTACCAGGGCAGTGTGCTCCAGGACAGTGTGCTCCTGGGCAGTGTGCTCCAGTGCAGTGTACATCGGTGCAGTCATCGCCAGCTCAATGCTGTCCAGCACAGTATGTTCCAAGTCACTGTGCTCCGATGCAGTGTCCACCAACGGAGAGAGTTGAAAGCCACCCACGCCTACCACCACACATTCAGCATCAGTATCGTACAGCATCGCCACTGCAGGTGCGCCGGACTATTTCCGGCTCACTGTCCTACCCCGAAAGCTTTCCTCCACCATCGAGCCCAGTAGTTGGTGGAAACCAGCACCACCCCGGCAAGTCTTACTCTTACCATGAAAACATGGTGCGACACATTGACGAGTGTGGAGTGCCTGTGTTTGTTCCTGTGGACAGCGATGGAAGGCTGCGCTACCAAGACGCAGTACACCGTCCCGCTGAGCCTGTTCCCGTCTATCACAAGCCACCAATGTCTCCGGCCCTCATGCAGCACCACCTTGCCCACCGAAAGAAGCTGCAGGAGGCGTGCAGCGACAACTTTCCGGGCAGGCCATTGTCTAGCATGTCTGCCGCCAACTATCCAGCATTTCAGCGGGTTCACCCAGACCCTTACCACAGTCAGCCCACCAGCCCGACTGGCTACAGCGCAGCTCACAGTGCCAAACTGGAGACGTTACAAGAGGGACACAGTGGCTCTTACAGCAACCACACTGCATCGTTGACCGTATCTTCCTCAAAGGCATTTGCTTCGGTCACTCAGTCGTACAGCACCGAAACGCTAAAGCATCGTGCCAAGGACTGGGTGGAGACGTCTCTCGACTCCCCTCTTCCGGCGAGGAAGCCATCAAAACAGCAGGAGCCGCCTCCCACCTCACCTTCTCACGCCTCGGTGCTATCGTCGGGCTGTGAGAGCATGCCCGAAGTGTTCCAGGGTCCCGCAGTGATGCTTGTCCC CCCGCAGCTAGAAAGGGACAAGATTTGTTCTCCGGTGCCCCAGCCCAGCCCGAAAGCGATGCCGGGTGTCGAGCTGAACATTGTCACAATGGGGCACTTCCAGCCCTACTGGGAAGAGACAAAGCCGTACGAGATCTCGGACTTCTACAAGTACAGCACAAAACATCGTAAGCCGTCGGGAGGCCAAGATTCGACTAGAAGCCCAAGCCAGTCTGGCAACTCCAGCGGCCTGGTGTCACCCGTGCTGATGTCTCCTGTTGCTACTGATAATGTGTCCAGGGAGCGGGACGAACAGCTGCACGCTCATTCTTCACTTGCGGAACACATGAAGATGGTGGAAAGGAGTCCTCCAGATGGAATGGC